Proteins co-encoded in one Marinobacter gudaonensis genomic window:
- a CDS encoding DUF2750 domain-containing protein: MSNDELNRVSDMDGEDRYEYFLDQVAESREVWILVNGNSQFLKIASDDGDVEYLPVWPASELASAYANGEDSLTPRSITLPDFFRKWVPGLTGDGLEVGVFPGADGTVWLTEPEELKRDLQDVMSDF, encoded by the coding sequence ATGAGTAACGACGAACTGAACCGGGTCAGCGACATGGATGGCGAGGACCGGTATGAGTACTTTCTGGACCAGGTGGCGGAGAGCCGGGAGGTCTGGATTCTGGTCAACGGCAACAGCCAGTTCCTGAAGATTGCCTCGGATGACGGCGATGTGGAATACCTGCCGGTATGGCCGGCCTCTGAGCTTGCCTCCGCGTATGCCAATGGCGAAGACTCGCTGACACCCCGCAGCATTACACTGCCGGATTTCTTCCGGAAGTGGGTGCCCGGTCTGACGGGAGACGGGCTGGAAGTAGGCGTGTTCCCTGGCGCAGATGGCACGGTCTGGCTGACCGAGCCGGAGGAGCTCAAGCGGGATCTCCAGGATGTGATGTCCGATTTCTGA
- a CDS encoding SDR family oxidoreductase produces the protein MSQKTVWITGASSGIGEALALQYAKDHARLVLSARREDELQRVAKRCHDAGLAKDDVLVLPLDVTDWAALPGKVQAVLDTFGQIDLLVNNAGVSQRSLCKDTDMAVYQKLMDVDVMGQIALTKAVLPHMLERGAGHLAITSSVAGKVGVPMRTGYCAAKHAVMGFFDALRAEVEGQGISVSTITPGFIRTDISRNALAGDGSAYGREDEDIAGGMNVDECAEVMFKGLTAKKREIPVGKGKEMAALWLKRIAPEALFRMTKARA, from the coding sequence ATGAGCCAGAAAACTGTCTGGATTACCGGCGCCTCCTCCGGCATCGGTGAAGCCCTTGCCCTCCAATACGCCAAAGACCATGCCCGCCTGGTACTGTCCGCCCGCCGGGAAGACGAGTTGCAGCGTGTGGCCAAGCGCTGTCACGATGCCGGCCTGGCCAAGGACGACGTGCTGGTGCTACCTCTGGATGTGACCGATTGGGCTGCCCTGCCCGGGAAGGTCCAGGCGGTGCTCGACACCTTCGGCCAGATCGACCTGCTGGTGAACAACGCCGGCGTGTCCCAGCGCTCCCTGTGCAAGGACACCGACATGGCGGTGTACCAGAAATTGATGGACGTCGACGTGATGGGCCAGATTGCCCTGACCAAGGCGGTGCTGCCGCATATGCTGGAACGGGGTGCGGGGCACCTGGCCATTACCTCCAGCGTGGCGGGCAAGGTTGGTGTGCCCATGCGTACCGGCTACTGCGCGGCCAAGCACGCGGTGATGGGCTTTTTCGACGCGCTGCGGGCCGAAGTGGAAGGGCAGGGCATCAGTGTCTCTACCATCACACCGGGTTTCATACGCACCGACATCTCACGCAACGCTCTCGCCGGTGACGGCTCCGCCTACGGCCGCGAGGACGAAGACATTGCCGGCGGCATGAACGTGGATGAGTGCGCCGAAGTGATGTTCAAGGGACTGACGGCGAAGAAGCGGGAGATCCCCGTGGGCAAGGGCAAGGAAATGGCAGCCCTCTGGCTCAAGCGCATTGCCCCCGAGGCTCTGTTTCGCATGACCAAGGCCAGGGCCTGA
- a CDS encoding mechanosensitive ion channel family protein — protein MLESFEAGLTAWLWPGFSAILGVLATYVVYRLALAVFRHFSASRTVLRLFLDAAARALGVVFCLLTLTGMLKAAPPDLPLIAAIQQITTLLLVLAITWAAVRLTSAIGEVIVAMNPVLEGQWKRARKVETQTRFLVRALNILIVIIGLGAALMTFESVQHMGASLLASAGVGGLILGFAARPVLSNLLAGMQIALTQPFRIDDVLHVQGEWCWVEEVTATYVVLRVWDLRRLVVPLQWFIENPFQNWSRNTSDLLGAVFIWVDYTMPVEPLRQEFDRVLSESKLWDGGFSSVQVTDSSDQAIQIRFLMSASDSSRNWDLRCAVREAMVTFIQQHYPAQLPRLRARVVEN, from the coding sequence ATGCTGGAGTCTTTTGAAGCCGGATTGACGGCCTGGTTGTGGCCGGGCTTTTCGGCGATTCTTGGAGTGTTGGCCACTTACGTTGTCTACCGGCTGGCGTTGGCCGTGTTCCGGCACTTTTCCGCGTCGAGAACCGTGCTGCGCCTTTTCCTGGATGCCGCCGCCCGGGCCCTGGGGGTGGTGTTCTGCCTGCTCACCCTGACCGGGATGTTGAAAGCCGCGCCCCCGGACCTGCCATTGATCGCCGCCATTCAACAGATAACCACCCTGCTTCTGGTGCTCGCCATTACCTGGGCAGCGGTGCGATTGACCTCAGCCATTGGCGAGGTGATTGTCGCCATGAACCCGGTGCTCGAGGGCCAGTGGAAGCGGGCCCGAAAGGTGGAGACCCAGACCCGCTTCCTGGTGCGCGCCCTCAATATCCTGATCGTCATCATTGGACTGGGCGCAGCCCTGATGACCTTCGAGTCGGTTCAACACATGGGGGCCAGCCTGCTGGCCTCTGCCGGCGTGGGCGGGTTGATCCTCGGTTTTGCCGCCCGCCCGGTGCTGAGCAACCTGCTGGCGGGCATGCAGATTGCCCTGACCCAACCGTTCCGCATCGACGATGTCCTGCACGTGCAGGGCGAGTGGTGCTGGGTGGAGGAGGTAACGGCCACCTACGTGGTGCTGCGGGTGTGGGACCTTCGCCGGCTGGTGGTGCCCCTGCAATGGTTTATCGAGAACCCGTTCCAGAACTGGTCCCGGAACACCTCCGACCTGCTCGGGGCGGTGTTTATCTGGGTGGATTACACCATGCCGGTGGAACCGCTCAGACAGGAATTCGACCGTGTGCTCAGCGAATCAAAACTTTGGGACGGTGGCTTTTCCTCGGTGCAGGTCACCGATTCGAGCGACCAGGCGATCCAGATCCGCTTTCTGATGAGTGCGTCCGATTCAAGCCGGAACTGGGACCTCAGGTGTGCGGTTCGGGAGGCCATGGTAACCTTCATCCAGCAACACTACCCGGCACAGCTCCCGAGACTGAGGGCACGGGTGGTGGAAAACTGA
- a CDS encoding EAL domain-containing protein, with protein sequence MLTSRAVGCVVSVLLMLLASTAVSAEPVTIPVTASSPVPSQFEALEDAAGTATLDEVSQLAGANWQALPSGSATFGITSSVYWLRFALQNESDETLNLIAELAYSQLDDVVFYVLANGQVEQQFKTGDGRPFYPRQVDHPNMLLRFDLSPGQRKTVYIRVETAGSMILPLNLWRADEFFAAASNEQKLHFFYYGSLTVIILINLAVFLTLREKLYLYYALAISGYLLFFASIKGYSFQLLYPDSPDIHARALLVSMPVLALFSVLFCRQLLRIPSHSPKLDIAIRAMIGFEIINFVAALTLDYNSAIVLSAISALFFFSLLFVAGPITWAAGVRAGAFFTIAWTPLTIGVLATAGRALGFFPENFMTEHAMQIGSGLEAFILTLALADRLYREREEKIRAQAEALRTEKARNEAQNSLNEALTHDAVTGLPNRNRFERMVNDQFQRDPHGHYMVGVARITRLDEINRTLGLNRSERLLQRLAGQMTELARNLPYILRVHDSLGREELVYQLSGDTFGLLVDASQVNDNFSQLNAVLRQLSEPVVLDSLAIELHPRFGAASYPAHGSNAALLIRNAHVGMEITPHGPYETGFYSQEYDIYSESRLTLMSDLREALLEDRAELYYQPKFCLNSRSVTGLEALVRWNHPQRGWVGPTDFIPLAEETGVVNQLTRWAVERGVRELAMLLNRHPELTLSINISARDLGSVGLKGWITWVLEQYQVAPEKLTLELTETAAMDDPEKGLGALKALAEIGLRISIDDFGSGYSSLSYLKQLPATELKLDRSLLEDIHISESSRLIVGTAVTMAHNLGYEVVAEGVESEQTAQVLADLGCDRLQGFWIARPMPLPELASWLSDQPATAGLRAE encoded by the coding sequence ATGTTGACGTCCAGAGCTGTCGGTTGTGTTGTTTCGGTCCTGCTGATGCTGCTGGCATCTACTGCTGTTTCCGCAGAGCCTGTCACTATCCCGGTGACAGCCTCGTCTCCCGTGCCCTCCCAATTTGAGGCCTTGGAAGATGCCGCCGGTACAGCCACCCTGGATGAGGTAAGCCAGCTTGCCGGGGCGAACTGGCAGGCGTTGCCATCGGGCAGCGCCACCTTTGGTATCACCTCTTCGGTTTACTGGTTGCGGTTCGCCTTGCAGAACGAATCGGACGAAACCCTCAACCTCATTGCAGAGCTCGCCTACTCACAGCTGGACGACGTTGTTTTTTACGTTCTCGCGAACGGTCAGGTGGAACAGCAGTTCAAGACCGGGGACGGTCGCCCCTTCTATCCACGCCAGGTCGACCACCCGAACATGCTTTTGCGGTTCGATCTGTCGCCCGGTCAGCGCAAGACGGTTTACATCCGGGTTGAAACCGCAGGCTCAATGATCCTCCCGCTGAACCTCTGGCGTGCAGACGAATTCTTCGCCGCCGCCTCCAACGAGCAGAAGCTGCACTTTTTTTACTACGGTAGCCTTACGGTCATCATTCTGATCAACCTGGCCGTTTTCCTGACTCTGCGTGAGAAGCTGTACCTCTACTACGCGTTGGCGATCTCTGGCTATTTGCTGTTTTTCGCGTCCATCAAGGGGTACAGCTTCCAGCTCCTGTACCCGGATTCCCCGGATATTCATGCCCGGGCTCTGCTGGTGTCCATGCCTGTGCTTGCGCTGTTCTCGGTGCTGTTCTGCAGGCAGCTGCTGCGCATCCCCTCGCACAGCCCGAAACTGGATATCGCCATACGGGCCATGATTGGTTTTGAGATCATCAACTTTGTGGCCGCGCTGACCCTCGACTACAACTCCGCCATCGTGCTGTCGGCTATCTCGGCACTGTTTTTCTTCTCGCTTCTGTTCGTCGCCGGCCCCATTACCTGGGCCGCCGGTGTTCGCGCCGGGGCTTTTTTCACCATCGCCTGGACGCCTCTCACCATCGGCGTGCTGGCCACGGCCGGCAGGGCACTTGGCTTCTTCCCCGAGAACTTCATGACCGAGCATGCCATGCAGATTGGCTCCGGTCTGGAAGCGTTCATTCTTACCCTTGCCCTCGCAGATCGGCTCTACCGCGAGCGGGAAGAGAAGATCCGGGCGCAGGCCGAGGCGCTGCGTACCGAGAAAGCCCGTAACGAGGCTCAGAACAGCCTGAATGAGGCGCTCACCCACGACGCGGTAACCGGGCTGCCTAACCGGAACCGGTTTGAGCGGATGGTCAACGATCAGTTCCAGAGGGATCCGCACGGCCATTACATGGTGGGGGTTGCCCGCATCACCCGTCTGGATGAGATCAATCGTACCCTCGGCCTCAATCGCAGTGAGCGCCTGCTGCAACGCCTTGCCGGGCAAATGACCGAACTTGCCCGGAACCTGCCCTACATCCTGCGCGTGCACGATTCCCTTGGTCGCGAGGAGCTGGTTTATCAGTTGTCCGGAGACACCTTCGGGCTGCTGGTGGATGCCAGCCAGGTGAATGATAACTTCAGCCAGCTCAACGCCGTACTCAGGCAACTGTCCGAACCTGTGGTTCTGGACAGCCTCGCCATTGAGTTGCACCCCCGATTCGGGGCAGCCAGCTACCCCGCCCATGGCAGCAATGCGGCCTTGCTGATCCGCAATGCCCATGTGGGCATGGAGATCACCCCCCATGGGCCCTATGAAACCGGTTTCTATTCCCAGGAATACGACATCTACAGCGAGAGCCGGCTCACCCTGATGTCCGATCTGCGAGAGGCCTTGCTGGAGGACCGGGCAGAACTCTATTACCAGCCCAAGTTCTGTCTGAACAGCCGGAGTGTGACCGGGCTGGAAGCCCTCGTACGCTGGAATCACCCGCAGCGGGGCTGGGTCGGGCCCACGGATTTCATTCCACTCGCCGAAGAAACGGGCGTGGTCAATCAACTGACGCGCTGGGCGGTGGAGCGAGGGGTTCGGGAACTGGCGATGCTGCTGAATCGCCACCCCGAGCTTACCCTTTCCATCAACATTTCCGCCCGGGACCTCGGTTCCGTTGGCCTGAAAGGCTGGATTACCTGGGTTCTTGAGCAGTATCAGGTTGCTCCTGAAAAGCTCACGCTGGAGCTGACAGAGACCGCCGCCATGGACGATCCGGAGAAAGGCCTTGGCGCACTGAAAGCGCTGGCGGAAATTGGTCTCAGGATCTCCATCGACGACTTCGGCAGCGGCTATTCCTCGCTCTCCTACCTGAAGCAGTTGCCGGCAACCGAGCTCAAGCTGGATCGCTCTCTGCTCGAGGATATCCACATCAGCGAGAGCTCCCGCCTGATTGTCGGTACGGCGGTTACCATGGCTCACAACCTGGGCTACGAAGTTGTCGCCGAAGGGGTCGAGAGCGAGCAGACGGCCCAGGTGCTGGCGGATCTTGGATGCGACCGGCTCCAGGGATTCTGGATCGCCAGACCCATGCCGCTCCCGGAGCTCGCGTCCTGGCTCTCGGACCAGCCCGCAACCGCCGGACTGAGAGCCGAGTAG
- a CDS encoding nucleoside deaminase, protein MINETDMKHLGRCVELARMAVDSDNPPFGSVLVDGTGAVRYEGHNETADGDETRHPEFAIARWAAENMTPDERTAATVYTSGEHCPMCAAAHGWVGLGRIVYASSSEQLSQWLDELHVTPPPVATLPIHQVVPGVPTEGPFPALAEAIFELHRRYARADRNRT, encoded by the coding sequence GTGATCAACGAAACCGATATGAAACACCTCGGCCGCTGCGTGGAGCTTGCGAGAATGGCCGTAGACAGCGACAACCCGCCGTTTGGCTCAGTGCTGGTTGATGGCACCGGCGCGGTGCGGTACGAGGGACACAATGAAACGGCCGACGGCGACGAGACCCGCCACCCGGAATTCGCGATTGCCCGCTGGGCGGCCGAGAACATGACTCCGGACGAGCGCACTGCGGCCACCGTCTACACCTCTGGCGAGCACTGCCCCATGTGCGCCGCCGCCCACGGCTGGGTCGGGCTGGGTCGCATCGTTTACGCCAGTTCTTCGGAACAGCTTTCGCAGTGGCTGGATGAGCTGCATGTCACGCCGCCACCGGTTGCCACCCTTCCGATCCATCAGGTGGTGCCCGGCGTTCCGACGGAGGGCCCGTTTCCGGCGCTTGCGGAAGCGATTTTCGAATTGCACCGGCGCTACGCCCGGGCCGACCGGAATAGAACGTAA
- a CDS encoding DMT family transporter, which produces MPISVHYGLTVLIWGLTWTAIRLQVETAPVDLSVFYRFVMASAVALVVLALVRRLEKLTLQQHGWLVLQGATLYSVNFLLIYRAAESMTSGLLAVVFSLAALFNALNGWLWLRLKPTARLYPAVALGISGVALLFWHDLQLGNATAASILFAMAGTFWFSMGNLVSIKVRMSKVPLFLANAWAMVYGALILGVWCLIQGVEWVVPTAATFWGATVFLAVPGSIIAFYSYITVIQTLGADKAGYATVLFPVVALSVSTWLEGFEWTATAVLGAFLALLGNYVLFRSARA; this is translated from the coding sequence ATGCCAATTTCTGTTCATTACGGGTTGACGGTACTGATCTGGGGCCTCACCTGGACCGCGATTCGTCTCCAGGTTGAAACAGCTCCGGTGGATCTCTCCGTTTTTTATCGGTTCGTCATGGCTTCTGCCGTGGCGTTGGTGGTTCTTGCTCTGGTGCGCAGGCTTGAGAAACTCACGCTCCAGCAGCACGGCTGGCTCGTTCTTCAGGGAGCAACCCTCTATAGCGTGAACTTCCTGCTGATCTACCGTGCCGCCGAGTCCATGACCAGCGGCCTGCTGGCGGTGGTGTTCTCACTGGCCGCTCTGTTCAATGCGTTGAATGGCTGGCTCTGGTTGCGCCTCAAGCCGACCGCGCGGTTGTATCCGGCGGTGGCTCTGGGTATCAGCGGGGTGGCCCTGCTGTTCTGGCACGATCTGCAGCTGGGTAATGCAACCGCTGCCAGCATTCTGTTCGCCATGGCTGGTACTTTCTGGTTCTCAATGGGTAACCTGGTCAGCATCAAGGTGAGGATGTCCAAGGTACCGTTATTTCTCGCAAACGCCTGGGCCATGGTTTACGGCGCCCTGATTCTGGGAGTCTGGTGCCTGATTCAGGGCGTGGAGTGGGTGGTGCCTACGGCAGCCACTTTCTGGGGGGCAACGGTGTTCCTTGCCGTGCCCGGCTCAATCATCGCGTTCTACAGCTACATCACGGTCATCCAGACCCTGGGCGCCGACAAGGCCGGTTACGCCACCGTACTGTTCCCTGTCGTTGCGCTGAGCGTATCAACCTGGCTCGAGGGTTTTGAGTGGACCGCGACTGCAGTACTTGGTGCCTTCCTCGCGCTGCTTGGCAATTACGTTCTATTCCGGTCGGCCCGGGCGTAG
- a CDS encoding helix-turn-helix domain-containing protein yields MQTDPEPLTERPSNRDIVDTLRTAGVAPKRILELGQGRALAQWQNHQGEVRYERPRHHALSIYTDNGQQASRIVNGKVVSHGFPGAVCLFPAGSRSRWKIDGHFEFFHFYFSDLDVARCAEQTLDVDPDKCQLSELYHGEDPVLAQAGKLLALSDWQMAGQTPAMDHLAQWLLLQIVSRHSDVPQRLPEVTGQLALQHRRLLQERINDHLSEPLTLAGMASWVNLSPYHFARLFRATFGCAPYQYVQEQRLLRSRDLLRTSRLKITAVALTCGFNDSSQFSRAFRARFGLTPSAYRREANDGY; encoded by the coding sequence ATGCAGACTGATCCCGAACCCCTGACAGAACGCCCGTCCAACCGGGATATTGTTGACACCTTGCGCACCGCAGGCGTCGCACCCAAGCGGATTCTGGAACTCGGCCAGGGGCGTGCGCTGGCTCAATGGCAGAACCATCAGGGCGAGGTGCGTTACGAGCGGCCACGGCACCACGCCCTGAGCATTTACACCGACAACGGTCAACAAGCCAGCCGGATAGTGAACGGCAAAGTGGTCAGTCATGGATTTCCCGGGGCCGTTTGCTTATTTCCCGCCGGCAGCCGCTCCCGCTGGAAAATCGATGGTCACTTCGAGTTCTTCCATTTCTATTTCAGTGACCTCGATGTTGCACGGTGCGCGGAGCAGACGCTGGATGTCGACCCCGACAAGTGTCAGCTCTCCGAGCTCTACCACGGTGAGGATCCGGTCCTCGCGCAGGCGGGCAAACTCCTTGCGCTGAGCGACTGGCAGATGGCCGGCCAAACCCCGGCCATGGACCATCTCGCGCAATGGCTTCTGCTTCAGATCGTCAGCCGCCATTCTGACGTTCCACAGAGACTGCCAGAGGTAACGGGACAGCTGGCACTTCAACACCGGCGCCTGCTACAAGAACGCATAAACGATCATCTCAGCGAGCCACTGACTCTTGCAGGCATGGCCAGTTGGGTGAACTTGAGTCCCTATCACTTTGCCAGGCTTTTCAGGGCGACGTTCGGTTGTGCACCGTACCAATACGTTCAGGAGCAGCGATTACTGCGCAGCCGTGACTTGCTGCGTACCAGCCGACTCAAAATCACTGCTGTCGCGCTCACCTGTGGATTCAATGATTCCAGCCAGTTCAGTCGGGCGTTCCGAGCAAGGTTCGGGCTCACGCCATCAGCCTACAGAAGAGAAGCTAACGACGGCTATTAA
- a CDS encoding NnrU family protein, translating to MTTLIVGLILFVGVHSLSIINEPFRNRLSVAMGEGPFKGLYSLVSLAGLVLIVWGYGAARMDPTVIYTPPGWLKHLAFLLLLPVFPLLFATYFPGRIKAKLGHPMLAAVKLWALAHLLANGMLHDLLLFGSFLAWAVADRISMKRRTQRNIPTLPSSKANDIIAVAGGLAVYVVMVMWAHQWLFGVAPA from the coding sequence ATGACCACATTGATTGTCGGTCTGATCCTGTTTGTTGGCGTTCACTCACTGTCGATTATCAACGAACCTTTCAGAAACCGACTCAGCGTGGCCATGGGCGAAGGCCCCTTCAAGGGCCTCTATTCTCTCGTCTCCCTGGCAGGCCTTGTGCTGATCGTCTGGGGCTATGGGGCCGCCCGCATGGATCCGACCGTGATCTACACGCCACCGGGCTGGCTCAAGCATCTGGCCTTCCTGCTTCTGCTCCCTGTCTTCCCTCTGCTCTTTGCCACCTACTTTCCGGGCAGGATCAAGGCAAAACTGGGCCACCCGATGCTGGCTGCGGTGAAACTCTGGGCACTGGCACACCTGCTGGCGAACGGCATGCTCCACGATCTTCTGCTGTTCGGTTCCTTTCTGGCCTGGGCCGTTGCCGACCGTATTTCCATGAAGCGCCGAACCCAGCGCAACATCCCCACCCTGCCAAGCAGCAAGGCCAACGACATAATCGCCGTTGCCGGGGGCCTTGCGGTTTATGTTGTCATGGTGATGTGGGCGCACCAGTGGTTGTTTGGTGTGGCGCCGGCCTGA
- a CDS encoding BamA/TamA family outer membrane protein, giving the protein MVFGKTLVVSGLALAALAVLAESCLAAEPETNRDNCVASEVQPKAIDLDKPRDQLARQSDLVIPEGARIGEIRILRRPIFDTSDPDQDNFLYRTLNTLNTPTWTSALRSQLVFEEGDLYQPGLISESERVLRQREYLTAAWVGVTRVCGDEVEVSVLTRDTWTLLPSVGLSRSGGENTSNIGLSDPNFIGSGKNVGISYEKDPDRTETSVFFDDPNVLGSHWQSGFSFEERSDGRGRSLYLERPFFSEATPWRFGISGLDDTREESRYVGAEAIADYRRKQEHFSIDGGWRLAERGSRQLRLLAGYRYDALEFERLPEEPNLDVLPEDRTLSYPWVGFDYRQNRFREMTNLTRLQRVEDVRDGFVWRTELGYSGSGLGATEDRVVLNMDFQDALLATETNYARYSLAQSGTYRMDEDRVENLSGTLGLEYFHGGSEQWNSWYTNLTFTAAHNLTADQQLLIGGDNGLRGYPSDYQQGNRRVLWTLERRYFPDWHPFKLFRLGGLIFTDVGRAWFTDGRNSGPDEGILRDVGFGLRLASSRIEVQRMLHLDFAFPLDGDDSIDEVQILVRGRSQF; this is encoded by the coding sequence ATGGTATTCGGCAAAACCCTTGTTGTTTCCGGGTTGGCCCTGGCGGCCCTGGCGGTCCTGGCGGAGAGTTGTCTGGCCGCAGAGCCCGAGACCAATCGCGATAACTGCGTTGCCAGCGAGGTACAGCCAAAAGCCATTGATCTGGACAAACCCAGGGATCAACTCGCCCGCCAGAGCGATCTGGTGATACCCGAGGGCGCCCGTATCGGCGAGATCCGGATACTCCGGCGCCCGATCTTTGATACCAGCGATCCGGACCAGGACAACTTTCTGTACCGGACCCTGAATACACTGAATACGCCCACCTGGACATCGGCCTTGCGTTCGCAGCTGGTGTTTGAGGAAGGCGATCTTTACCAACCCGGGCTGATTTCCGAATCCGAGCGTGTGCTCCGGCAGCGGGAGTATCTGACGGCGGCCTGGGTGGGCGTTACCCGGGTCTGTGGTGACGAAGTGGAGGTTAGCGTACTTACCCGGGACACCTGGACCCTGCTGCCCAGTGTTGGACTATCCCGCTCGGGCGGTGAGAATACGTCCAATATCGGTCTCTCGGATCCGAATTTCATCGGGTCTGGCAAGAACGTCGGCATCTCCTACGAGAAGGATCCGGATCGTACCGAAACCAGCGTGTTTTTCGACGACCCAAACGTATTGGGCTCGCACTGGCAGTCCGGCTTCTCGTTTGAAGAGCGCAGCGATGGGCGGGGCCGGAGCCTTTACCTCGAGCGCCCGTTTTTCAGTGAGGCAACGCCCTGGCGCTTCGGCATCAGCGGCCTGGACGATACCCGGGAGGAATCCCGTTATGTCGGTGCCGAGGCCATTGCGGATTATCGCCGTAAGCAGGAGCACTTCAGTATCGACGGTGGCTGGCGCCTGGCGGAGCGTGGCAGCCGCCAACTCCGGCTGCTGGCCGGTTACCGGTACGATGCCCTGGAGTTCGAACGTCTGCCGGAGGAACCCAACCTGGATGTACTTCCGGAAGACCGCACCCTGAGCTACCCCTGGGTGGGGTTTGACTATCGCCAGAACCGGTTTCGGGAAATGACCAACCTGACCCGGTTACAACGGGTGGAAGACGTTCGGGACGGTTTTGTGTGGCGCACGGAACTGGGGTATTCCGGCTCCGGCCTGGGTGCTACCGAAGACCGGGTGGTGCTCAATATGGACTTCCAGGATGCCCTGCTGGCGACCGAAACCAATTACGCCCGTTATTCCCTTGCCCAGAGTGGCACCTACCGGATGGACGAGGATCGCGTGGAGAACTTGTCCGGAACCCTTGGGCTTGAGTATTTTCACGGGGGCTCCGAGCAATGGAACAGCTGGTACACCAATCTCACCTTCACCGCGGCCCACAACCTGACCGCCGATCAACAGTTGCTGATCGGCGGTGACAACGGCCTGCGCGGGTACCCGAGCGATTACCAGCAGGGCAATCGGCGCGTGCTCTGGACCCTGGAGCGGCGCTATTTTCCAGATTGGCACCCGTTCAAGCTGTTCCGGCTTGGTGGCCTGATCTTCACCGATGTCGGCCGCGCCTGGTTTACAGATGGCCGAAACAGCGGCCCGGACGAGGGCATACTCCGTGACGTGGGCTTCGGGTTAAGACTGGCCTCCAGCCGCATCGAGGTGCAACGGATGCTGCACCTGGATTTCGCCTTTCCACTCGATGGCGACGACAGCATTGATGAGGTGCAGATTCTGGTGCGCGGTCGTAGCCAGTTTTGA